TGATGATTGCCTTCATGATTACCTTAATTGGTCAATTCTTTGGGATTATCATTGGAACGGTTACTGGTTACTTCCGCGGAATCGTTGATACAATCATCATGCGTATCATTGATTTCTGGACAGTGTTACCATTCTTGATGATTATCATCGTGTTGGTATCAATTGTTACTAAGTACAATGAATGGACTTTGATCTGGATTATTGGTTTATTCTCATGGCAAGGGACAACACGTTTGATTCGTTCAAAGGTGTTATCAGAAGCTGATCGTGACTATGTGCGCGCATCAAAAACTTCTGGCTCAAGTAATTTCATGATTATCTTCCGCGAAATTTTGCCTAACTTGGCATCAATCATCATCGTTGATTCAACTTTGACTTTCGCCGGTAACATCGGGATTGAAACTACATTGTCATTCTTGGGCTTCGGTTTACCAAATGGTACGCCATCGCTTGGGACAATGATCTCAGCTGCGACTGACCCAGATGTCTTGTCTTCTAAGCCATACGTTTGGGCACCAGCAGCCTTACTTATTATCGTAATTACCGTTGGTATCTCATTCGTTGGACAAGTACTCCGTCGGACGGCTGATGCACGTCAACGTTTAGGTTAATAACAAAATTAATGTCGATTAGCTATGTTTAGCTGATGGCACGATAAAGCACCAGTAGCCCTTATACGGTTACTGGTGCTTTTTTCGTTCTGTTCTGTTTGACATGAAATTTATAAAATGTGATGAGATGTATGATGCCACTGCGTGCCTGAAAATCACATTGTGCACCGAGAATGGAAGCACATGCCCAAGCCAAAGGGCGGTCTTGGGCAATTCGGGATAGCTGGCAGTCTAATGGCTAAAGCCAAAAGACTGCTCACATTTGTAGCTACGCTGGACAAATAAGGCCCGGTCGGCTCTACCCTCAGCGACAAACCCGACACGTGGTGTCAGGTTCGTCCCATTTCGGTGTAAAGCCTGCCGGCCACAAAGTGATTTTCAGTCACTCCGCTAGATAAGCGTGGAATTATTAATTACCGCTAAACTTGCAGCGACAAGGATTGCGGGCATATTACTAGTCAGATTGCCTGCTCAAACTAACGAAGAGGCTGGAACCAGGCTGGACTTTAGCTCGCACCGTGATGGCATAATCAGTAACGGGTTTCGTTACAGATTATGGATTTGTGAAGATGGTTACCGCGTTAGCGAACCAAGCTTCGCAAACATTTGAAGACCGCACTGTGGCTTCAAATGCTTGTCTTCCATCACGGTGTCCAGACTGGTTCCAGCCTCGTAGTGGGAATCAATCTGAGACACATATCCAAATTCCACGGTGGAATAAATAGCGCCTTAACAGTCCGTGGCACTCCGGCTTGGTTCTTTAGGTATGCCACTAACATGGAAGAATGTTTTATTTACTAATATTCTAATATTTAGTATCTTCTTAGAATCTTCACATTTTAAGAATATCGACCTGTGATGGGCATTTTGTAGGATAAAACGGAGTAGAAGAACAAAAAGCTGGTAAATGAAAGCGTATTTAATGTGAATGTTTGAATAAAATATGAATAAAGTGAGAATTGTATTAAAAAACCATTGCAACATTAAAATTTCTCTGCTAATATAAATCTCATAGGAAAATTCAACTTTAAACAAGGCGAATTATTTGGACATTAAATTTATGTAGGAAAGCAAGGGGATTTACAATTATGAAGAAATCTACAAAATATCTCGCAGGATTTGTAACTGCGGCAGCATTGTTCTCAGCAGTGCTTGCAGGTTGTGGCAACAAGTCATCAGACGAAAAGGCATCTACTGCCACTGTTGGTGATTTGAAGGTCGCTTACGACAACAAGGCAAAGGCCATTAAAGATGGTAATTTGAATGTTGCGATGGTACAAGATACTCCATTTGAAGGAATCTTTGCTTCTGAATTATCAAATTCACAAACTGATTCATACTTAGCAGAACCTTTGACTGCCGTTGGTGGTTCAATCTTTGCTACTGATGATTCATTCAAGATTGTTGACGGTGGTGCCGCTGACATTAAACTTGATAAGGCAAGCAAGACAGCTGTTATTACTTTACACAAAGACTTGAAGTGGTCAGACGGTAAGGCTGTTACTGCCAAGGATTTGGAATTTGCTTATGAATTGACTGCTAACCCAGATTACGGTTCATCACGTTATACTGATTCCCTTGCTAACATTAAAGGTTTAGCTGATTTCAACAAGGGTAAAACTAAGACTATCTCAGGTCTTACTTATCCTAAGGGTGAAAACGGTAACCAATTGAAGATTCAATTCGACAAGATGACGCCTGGTATGTGGCAATCTGGTTCAGGTTACTACCTCGAATCTGCTGAACCATACCACTACTTGAAGGGTATCCAACCTAAGAAGCTTGCTGCTTCAAAGGAACTTCGTCAAGCACCACTTTCATACGGCCCATACAAGGTTTCTAAGGTCGTTGCTGGTCAATCAGTAACATATGTACCAAACGAATACTACTACGGCTCAAAGGCTAAGCTCAAGCAAATCACGACATCTGTTGTGTCAACTTCATCTGCAGCCGCAGCATTGAAGGCTAAGAAGTATGATGTTGCGTACCAAGCACCATCAACTGCTTACCCAAATGTTAAAAAGCTTACTGACTACGTGCAAACTGGTCAACAATCACTTTCATTCTCATACATGGCATTCAACTTGGGTCACTTTGACGCCAAGAAGAGTGAAAACGTAATGGATCGTAAGACTCCAGTTCAAGATAAGAACTTGCGTCAAGCAATGGGTTACGCAATGAACGTTGATGAAGTTAACAAGAAGTTCAACAACGGTCTTGCAACTCGTGCCAACTCAACAATCGTGCCTGTCTTTGAAAAGTTCAATGACAAGGATGTCAAGGGCTTCCCATTGGATCTTAAGAAGGCTAACTCAATTCTTGATAAGGCCGGTTACAAGTGGCAATCAGGTAAAGAAGGCGACGGTTACCGTTTAGACAAGGATGGCAAGCCATTCAAGTTGGTTTACTTTGCTCGTTCAGGTAACTCAAATGCTGAAGCCGTTGCACAAAACTACATCCAACAATGGAAGAAGATCGGTGTGCACGTTGCGTTGTACCACGATCGTTTACAAGACTTCAACACTTGGGCACAAGTTATGACAACTGGTACAGCCCAAGATTGGGACTTGATGGGTGGTTCATGGTCAGTATCATCTGATCCTTCACAAATGGACTTATACTCAAAGGGTGCTCCATACAACTTCGGTCACTTCACTACACCTGAATTGACTAAGTTACTTGATAACGTTGATGGCCAAGCTGCCTTGACTGAATCAAACCGTAAGGAAGCATTTGATAAGTACCAAGAATACATGCAAGATCAAGCTGCAGTTATCCCAACTTCATTCTCACTTGACTGGTTCCCAGTTAACGAACGTGTAATTGGCTGGACTAACTCACACGCTTCTGACCAAACTCGTTGGGCAGATATCGCGGTGTCAGCTGCAAAAACTAAGTAATTTCGCATTACTTTAGATAAATAAGTAATATAATTAAGGAGGTTGGACAAATACGTCCAACTTCCTTTTTTTAATTAATTCAAATGGAGGAACAATAATGACACGACTGCAAGATGACTTTTACACAGCGATTAATGAAAAATGGTTGGCTGAAACTGAAATTCCAAGTGATCGTCCCCGGATTGGTTCATTTGATGAACTTGGGATTAAGATTGAAAAAACCGAATTGGCTGATTTTGGTGCCATGCGCGATGGTGAAACACCCGCGGGCTTGATGGGTGAGTTTATTAAATTTTACCGTCTCGCTAGTGATTGGACGAAGCGGGATGCTGATGGGGCTGTTCCTTTGAAGCCTTGGTTAGCTAAGGTGACGGCGCTCAATAACCTGCAAGACTTGCAAGCTAACTTGTTGAGCTTCAGCTTCCAAGGTTTGCCAACTGGTGTACCAGCCTACGTTGACCAAGATATGAAGAACACGGAACGTAACATTTTGAATGTTGGTTCATTTAGTCAAATCCTACCTGATACAACTTACTACACCGATGATAATGAACAAGGCCCTGAATTACTTAAAGTGTGGGCTGCTTCAACCGTTAAGTTATTGGTCATGGCTGGCTATGATGAAGCTGAAGCAACTAAACTGGCTGACGATGCGGTAGCTTTCGATAAGTTAGCTGTCCCATTTGTTCTTTCAAATGAAGAAAAGAGTGATTATTGGAAACTTTACAATCCAATTGCTTTTGATGAATTTACAGCGAAGGTTAAGAACCTCGACTTAGCAACGTTCTTTAAGGCCTTAGTTGATGGTGAACCAGATATCGTGAATGTTGGTGAAGTGAAGTTCTGGGATCACTATGATGAAATTGTTAACGAAGCAAACTTTAGTTTGATGAAAGCTTCATTTATCACGAAAACGGTGCGGGCATTTGCCGGTTACCTGAGCGAAGAAATGCGCCAAGAAGCTGGTGTGTTTGGCCGGACAATGAGTGGTACTGAAGCCGCACCGAGCCAAGAAAAAGCCGCTTTACGTTTGGCACATGGGGCGTTTGATCCAGTTGTTGGTGATTACTATGGTCGTAAGTACTTTGGTGAAACGGCCAAAGCTGATGTCTTAGACATGGTTAAGAAGATGATTGCGGTGTACGAAAACCGCCTCGCTCAAAATACGTGGCTCAGTGAAGCAACGAAGCAAAAGGCAGTCTTGAAGTTATCAACAATCGGTTTGAACGTTGGGTACCCTGACAAGATTCCAGCCCGTTATTCACAATTTATTGTGGACGAAGATGCAAGCTTGCTCGACAATGCGTTGAAGTTTAGCGAATTTGATAACCGGCATGCCTTTGCCCAATTTAAAGAAAAGCCTAATACGGATGAATGGGAAATGCCGGCAGATATGGTAAATGCGTATTACCACCCATTCCACAACATTATCGTGTTCCCAGCCGCTATCTTGCAAGCACCGTTCTACAGCTTAGAACAAAGCAAGTCAGCGAACTATGGTGGTATTGGTGCGGTGATTGCGCATGAAATTTCACACGCATTTGACACGAACGGGGCGCGCTTTGATGAAAAAGGTAACTTGAATTCATGGTGGACCGACGAAGATTTTGCGGCCTTTGAAAAACGCTCTGAAGCAATGATTAACGAATTTGACGGTTTGGAAATTAGTGGTGCCAAAATTAATGGGCACCTGGTGGTTTCTGAAAACGTTGCTGACGTTGGTGGTATGAGTGCGGCGCTTGAAGCTGCCAAGGGTGAAGATGAAGTTAATTTAGCGGACTTCTTTGGTAACTGGGCAACGGTTTGGCGTAACAAGGCCAATGATGATTTCATGAAGTTAATGGCGGCGGTTGATGTGCACGCACCCGCACCATTACGGGCAAATGTCCAAGTTTCTAACTTTGAAGATTTCTTTGTAACATTTAACGTTACGGCAGATGATGGTATGTGGCGAGCACCAGCAGACCGCGTCCAAATCTGGTAAAATACAATTAATGGCAACTAGTCCCACGGGGCTAGTTTGTCGTACATAATGAATCGCGAGCGGGGTAATGAATGATGGTACGCATCCAAGATGATTTCTACACAGCGATTAATCAAGCATGGCTAGATGAAGTTGAGTTAGCACCTGACCAAGTCCAACGTGGGAGCTTTAGTGATTTAACCGCTGAAAATGAACGGCGAGTACAGGCAATCTTGACTGATAATAATGAAGATCATCTTGCACTCCAAGGAGCCAAACAATTATATGCAATCGCACTTGATTATGAACGCCGTGAGGATGATGGTCCATTTCCAGTGCAACCAATGGCCGAAAAAATTCTCAAGTTACGCGACTTAGCTGAGTTACAGGAACAGGCAGCAGAATTTATTTTTGCTGATGTCAGTACGCCGTTTAGCTTTCATGTTGCCGCTGACATGAGAAATACGAACATCCATGTCTTGTATGCTGATGCACCACGAACGATTATGCCAGACACGGCGTATTACGTCGATGATAACCCTGAAGCAGAACACCTAATTGAAAGCTGGATTGAACAAGCATTTGATGTGCTCGCGCGGTTTGGTTTTGAAAATACGGATATTGGTAAGCTGATTGAGAATGCGCTCGTGTTTGACAAGCTCCTTTCGGCGGCAATTATGACAACCACGGAAGCTGATGATCCTTGGAACCATTATCACCCCACGACATTGGCTGATTTTAATACGCATAGTCAGTTTGTTGATTTAGGTGGACTGACGGCACAATTAGTTGGCCACCAAGTTACTAAAGTTGTCATTCAGCAACAGCGTTACTGGTCGAACTTCGATGAATTGGTTAATCCACAGACTTTTCCACTGATTAAAAGTTGGATGTTGATTAAGGCACTAGTTAATGCAACGCCGTACTTATCGGAAAGTTTACGCCAAGCAGGTGGTCAATACAATTTAGCTTTAACGGGGGCTAAAGCATTAGTTGAACCACGGCGAGCGGCATTTGAAGTGGTCAATGATATTTTTGGTGAAGCGTTAGGGATGATGTATGCTCAGCGGCACTTTAGTAGCGTGGCACACGAAAATGTGACCGCAATGATTACGGCAATCAGCGCTGCCTATCAAGATCAACTGGCAGCTAATGACTGGCTCAGTGCAAACACTAAGCAACAAGCGCGATTGAAACTGGCGGAGATGACGGTAAGAGTTGGGGCACCAACGCAACTACCGCGTTATTATGCACAATTAACCGTTGATGTGACCGCAAGTTATTACATTAATGTCCAAAATCTGCGGGCGATAAAACGGCAAGCGTATTTTGCTAAGGCTGATTTGCCAGTCGATAAGGCAGCGTGGCACATGGCTGCGCACCGCGTAAACGCATATTACGACGGGCCGCGTAACGAGATTGTATTCCCTGCAGGAATCCTACAGTGGCCATTCTACGACGTAAAACAAGATGTGGCGGCTAACTATGGTGGAATTGGGACAATCATTGCCCATGAAATGACGCATGCCTTAGATGATAAGGGATCGCATCTGGATGCCACGGGTAGTTTGAGCAATTGGTGGCAAACAGCGGATTATCAAGCATTTAAAAAGCGGACGCTGATTTTGGAAAAACAGTTTGAGCAGCAAGTGGCAAATGGCGTGACCGTCAACGCCCAGCAAACGTTGGCAGAAAATGTAGCTGATAACGGCGGCGTCACAGTTGCCCTAGCAGCGTTAAAAAATGTCATGGGTAGTGATGCCAATTTAGCACCATTTTTTGCAAGTTTTGCCCGCATTTGGCGCAAGCAGGCAACCCCAGACTATTGGCGCTTACGTGGAGCAGTGGATGTGCATAGCCCAGCCCAGCTCCGGGTTAATATTACGTTAAGTAACTTTAGCGAATTTTTTACGACGTACGATATCAAAGCTGGGGATGCAATGTGGCGCGCGCCGCAAGAGCGTATGCATATCTGGTAATTTAGTGAGCTCTATGCTGTCTGACGTGGAATTAAGTAAAATTGGCCACTCCGTTAGTTAGGAAAAATTCTCGTAAACAAAAGTACAAAATTGAGAATCCCACGCTACAATAAATAGTACATTTAATGTTGAAGGATGGGCGGAACGAATGGGATTCCGTTGCCGTCCTTTTTATTTTGGTGACTAAAAGAAATTTGACCGGTTTTATGTTAGGAAGTTAATATTATATATATAATAATTTTATATTGAAAATTCATATTTTTATTTGAGAAAAAAGTGCTATTCCTTGAAAATATATGTTAAAATCATAATCATATTTTAATTTTACTTTGCTTTTGCAACTACAGCGCTAGTGCTATTAATTCAAGTGTTGAACTTTTTACTTTTACTACGTGCCACGAAATTTGCTTTTCGCATCATGATGGAAGCTAAGTTTTCTAAACCTGCAGTTGAAGCGAGTAAACCTATTATTAAAATATAATCAAAAAATAGGTGAGGAGAAAGCCATGAGTGACAAAAAAAGTGTCAAACTGAACCGCGACTTAGGTCTGCCTTCAGCGTTGTCTCTAGTTATCGGTACGATTATCGGTGTAGGGATTTTTATTCGACAAGCAACAGTTTTGAAGGAAACTGGTTCCACCTCCATGGCTTTACTCGCGTGGATTATCGGTGGGGTAATCACGTTAACAGCTGGCCTAAGTGTCGCTGAAATTGCATCAAAAATGCCGCACGCTGGTGGATTATATTCGTACATGGAACATATCTATGGCCGACTTTGGGGTTTCTTATCGGGCTGGATGCAAGTAATTGTCTACGGTCCAGCGATGATTGCATCATTAGGTGTATATTTAGCAATTTTATTAGCAGAATTTTTCCATTTTAATCATGCTTGGCAACTACCATTGTCGATTGTGGTTGTGTTATTAGTTGGTGGCTTGAATTTATTGGCCAACCGTTTCGGGGCAACATTTGCCATTGTTACCGTGATTGGGAAAGCCATTCCGATTACAGCAATTATTGTCTTCGGGCTGTTTTTCGGTGATCAACACGCCATTGGTCAAAGTGTCCAAGTTGTCCAAGAGCACGTTGGTAACTTTGGGGTGGCAGTGTTAGGAACTTTGTACGCCTACGATGGCTGGATTTTAGTTACGAACTTAGGTGAAGAACTAAAGAACCCACGCAAAATGTTGCCAAAAGCAATTGTCTTCGGGATTC
This is a stretch of genomic DNA from Periweissella cryptocerci. It encodes these proteins:
- a CDS encoding ABC transporter permease, with protein sequence MSEKQEKNETLVDTPRTIKEVDEKDVVVSAPSGISTIIREFKRDKTALVAAILLIVIFLTIIIWSFFISKETVTSVSIMDQYLTPGTDGHLLGTDEQGRDIVSMLIASARNSLMIAFMITLIGQFFGIIIGTVTGYFRGIVDTIIMRIIDFWTVLPFLMIIIVLVSIVTKYNEWTLIWIIGLFSWQGTTRLIRSKVLSEADRDYVRASKTSGSSNFMIIFREILPNLASIIIVDSTLTFAGNIGIETTLSFLGFGLPNGTPSLGTMISAATDPDVLSSKPYVWAPAALLIIVITVGISFVGQVLRRTADARQRLG
- a CDS encoding oligopeptide ABC transporter substrate-binding protein; the encoded protein is MKKSTKYLAGFVTAAALFSAVLAGCGNKSSDEKASTATVGDLKVAYDNKAKAIKDGNLNVAMVQDTPFEGIFASELSNSQTDSYLAEPLTAVGGSIFATDDSFKIVDGGAADIKLDKASKTAVITLHKDLKWSDGKAVTAKDLEFAYELTANPDYGSSRYTDSLANIKGLADFNKGKTKTISGLTYPKGENGNQLKIQFDKMTPGMWQSGSGYYLESAEPYHYLKGIQPKKLAASKELRQAPLSYGPYKVSKVVAGQSVTYVPNEYYYGSKAKLKQITTSVVSTSSAAAALKAKKYDVAYQAPSTAYPNVKKLTDYVQTGQQSLSFSYMAFNLGHFDAKKSENVMDRKTPVQDKNLRQAMGYAMNVDEVNKKFNNGLATRANSTIVPVFEKFNDKDVKGFPLDLKKANSILDKAGYKWQSGKEGDGYRLDKDGKPFKLVYFARSGNSNAEAVAQNYIQQWKKIGVHVALYHDRLQDFNTWAQVMTTGTAQDWDLMGGSWSVSSDPSQMDLYSKGAPYNFGHFTTPELTKLLDNVDGQAALTESNRKEAFDKYQEYMQDQAAVIPTSFSLDWFPVNERVIGWTNSHASDQTRWADIAVSAAKTK
- a CDS encoding M13 family metallopeptidase — protein: MTRLQDDFYTAINEKWLAETEIPSDRPRIGSFDELGIKIEKTELADFGAMRDGETPAGLMGEFIKFYRLASDWTKRDADGAVPLKPWLAKVTALNNLQDLQANLLSFSFQGLPTGVPAYVDQDMKNTERNILNVGSFSQILPDTTYYTDDNEQGPELLKVWAASTVKLLVMAGYDEAEATKLADDAVAFDKLAVPFVLSNEEKSDYWKLYNPIAFDEFTAKVKNLDLATFFKALVDGEPDIVNVGEVKFWDHYDEIVNEANFSLMKASFITKTVRAFAGYLSEEMRQEAGVFGRTMSGTEAAPSQEKAALRLAHGAFDPVVGDYYGRKYFGETAKADVLDMVKKMIAVYENRLAQNTWLSEATKQKAVLKLSTIGLNVGYPDKIPARYSQFIVDEDASLLDNALKFSEFDNRHAFAQFKEKPNTDEWEMPADMVNAYYHPFHNIIVFPAAILQAPFYSLEQSKSANYGGIGAVIAHEISHAFDTNGARFDEKGNLNSWWTDEDFAAFEKRSEAMINEFDGLEISGAKINGHLVVSENVADVGGMSAALEAAKGEDEVNLADFFGNWATVWRNKANDDFMKLMAAVDVHAPAPLRANVQVSNFEDFFVTFNVTADDGMWRAPADRVQIW
- a CDS encoding M13-type metalloendopeptidase, translated to MMVRIQDDFYTAINQAWLDEVELAPDQVQRGSFSDLTAENERRVQAILTDNNEDHLALQGAKQLYAIALDYERREDDGPFPVQPMAEKILKLRDLAELQEQAAEFIFADVSTPFSFHVAADMRNTNIHVLYADAPRTIMPDTAYYVDDNPEAEHLIESWIEQAFDVLARFGFENTDIGKLIENALVFDKLLSAAIMTTTEADDPWNHYHPTTLADFNTHSQFVDLGGLTAQLVGHQVTKVVIQQQRYWSNFDELVNPQTFPLIKSWMLIKALVNATPYLSESLRQAGGQYNLALTGAKALVEPRRAAFEVVNDIFGEALGMMYAQRHFSSVAHENVTAMITAISAAYQDQLAANDWLSANTKQQARLKLAEMTVRVGAPTQLPRYYAQLTVDVTASYYINVQNLRAIKRQAYFAKADLPVDKAAWHMAAHRVNAYYDGPRNEIVFPAGILQWPFYDVKQDVAANYGGIGTIIAHEMTHALDDKGSHLDATGSLSNWWQTADYQAFKKRTLILEKQFEQQVANGVTVNAQQTLAENVADNGGVTVALAALKNVMGSDANLAPFFASFARIWRKQATPDYWRLRGAVDVHSPAQLRVNITLSNFSEFFTTYDIKAGDAMWRAPQERMHIW
- a CDS encoding APC family permease; this translates as MSDKKSVKLNRDLGLPSALSLVIGTIIGVGIFIRQATVLKETGSTSMALLAWIIGGVITLTAGLSVAEIASKMPHAGGLYSYMEHIYGRLWGFLSGWMQVIVYGPAMIASLGVYLAILLAEFFHFNHAWQLPLSIVVVLLVGGLNLLANRFGATFAIVTVIGKAIPITAIIVFGLFFGDQHAIGQSVQVVQEHVGNFGVAVLGTLYAYDGWILVTNLGEELKNPRKMLPKAIVFGILAVIVVYVLVTFATFKSVNVDVIATKGDDAIPYLVTSAFGQIGGKILSIGIIISIAGAMNGKLMSFPRLMFAMARDHELPFHKQLGYLNMKSQAPTHATLATMGIALFMIVFSNADWLSAKAIFIVYVFYVMIFVGIFLLRKREGVDKSKFTVPLYPLTPIVAIVGAVFVLYNEVITDVEGVLLSLGFVLLGVPVYYWKKRQQKRDGFVREIRNLEDDEEEAVTE